The following are encoded in a window of Bradyrhizobium guangdongense genomic DNA:
- a CDS encoding DUF6719 family protein, translating into MSHVTSFGRATCLALLLFSALAPAADATTVGREQDIVDLKLGQRVQVDDGTCPAGQIKEVRGSKMTDQGVVRTATCVARFGPKSR; encoded by the coding sequence ATGTCACATGTCACGTCATTCGGCCGCGCAACCTGCCTGGCGCTCCTGCTCTTCTCCGCGCTTGCGCCGGCGGCCGACGCAACGACGGTCGGACGCGAACAGGATATCGTCGACCTCAAGCTCGGCCAGCGTGTGCAGGTGGATGACGGTACCTGCCCGGCCGGACAGATCAAGGAAGTGCGCGGTTCGAAGATGACCGATCAGGGCGTCGTGCGAACGGCCACCTGCGTGGCGCGGTTCGGCCCCAAGTCGAGGTGA
- a CDS encoding PLP-dependent aminotransferase family protein, whose amino-acid sequence MQKIPTNSTSPAKAELPLDFTGPHITAGASSAHRLYQALCEVIVSGLVKSGEPLPPSRILAKQTGFRRNAVVTAYERLIADGFAEATVGSGTFVAAQIPARATAPKKPKVIIEAPRQGALALGCTHIDERAVQRFRAFVGRRMRAFGAEHLHYGDPRGSRELRVAIADHLLSARGLRCDPDHIMLTSGTLHTLRIVLGAILKANDQIWCEDPGYPVARRTIAQCGYRTVPTPVDRHGLQVALGRAAAPSARAAYVTPSHQFPLGVQMSMSRRLELLDWAKQAGAFVFEDDYDSEFRYDGAPLMSLAGIDRLQRVIYMGTFAKTLFPGLRIGYCALPERLIGDVTAARAALDRFPGTLMEGAVADMLNAGAFAANLKRVRKLYREARDALAETLEAASDGALSVPMPSQGLHLVAQFDPSVAPSVAAEAKQAAGAEGWLLAETYARARPLPGFVLGFSGHPVPRLVAAAERLARASRTALRSRGRSARRA is encoded by the coding sequence ATGCAAAAAATTCCGACCAATTCCACCTCGCCGGCCAAAGCCGAATTGCCACTGGATTTCACCGGGCCGCACATCACCGCCGGCGCCTCCTCGGCGCATCGGTTGTACCAGGCGCTATGCGAGGTGATTGTCTCTGGCCTCGTCAAGTCAGGCGAGCCGCTGCCGCCGTCGCGCATCCTGGCCAAGCAGACCGGGTTCCGGCGTAACGCCGTCGTCACGGCCTATGAACGTCTGATCGCCGACGGATTTGCGGAGGCCACCGTCGGCTCCGGCACCTTCGTGGCCGCGCAGATTCCGGCACGCGCCACCGCACCGAAGAAGCCGAAGGTCATTATCGAAGCGCCCAGGCAGGGCGCGCTCGCGCTCGGCTGCACTCATATCGATGAGCGCGCGGTGCAGCGCTTTCGCGCATTCGTTGGCCGGCGCATGCGCGCGTTCGGCGCCGAGCATCTGCACTACGGCGACCCGCGCGGCAGTCGCGAGTTGCGGGTCGCCATCGCCGATCATTTGTTGTCAGCGCGGGGACTGCGCTGCGACCCCGACCACATCATGCTCACGTCGGGCACGCTGCACACGCTGCGCATCGTGCTCGGCGCGATCCTGAAGGCTAACGATCAGATCTGGTGTGAGGATCCCGGCTATCCCGTCGCGCGCAGGACCATCGCGCAATGCGGCTATCGCACCGTGCCCACTCCAGTCGACCGGCATGGCCTGCAAGTCGCTCTGGGCCGCGCCGCCGCACCATCGGCGCGCGCGGCCTATGTGACCCCATCGCACCAATTCCCGCTCGGCGTGCAGATGTCGATGTCGCGCCGGCTGGAGCTGCTCGATTGGGCAAAGCAGGCCGGCGCCTTCGTGTTCGAGGATGACTACGATAGCGAGTTTCGCTATGACGGCGCGCCGCTGATGTCGCTGGCAGGCATCGATCGCCTCCAGCGCGTGATCTATATGGGCACGTTTGCCAAGACGCTGTTTCCAGGCCTGCGCATCGGCTATTGCGCCCTGCCCGAGCGCCTCATCGGCGACGTCACGGCCGCGCGTGCTGCGCTGGACCGCTTTCCCGGCACGTTGATGGAAGGCGCAGTCGCCGACATGCTCAATGCCGGCGCCTTTGCAGCGAATTTGAAGCGCGTGCGAAAGCTCTATCGTGAGGCGCGCGATGCGCTGGCAGAGACGCTGGAAGCGGCGTCGGATGGCGCGCTGTCGGTTCCGATGCCGTCACAGGGCTTGCACCTCGTGGCGCAATTCGATCCGTCGGTTGCACCTTCCGTCGCGGCTGAGGCGAAACAGGCCGCAGGCGCGGAAGGCTGGCTGCTTGCCGAGACCTATGCGCGGGCGCGGCCGCTGCCCGGTTTCGTGCTGGGATTTTCGGGGCACCCGGTTCCGCGCCTGGTCGCCGCCGCGGAACGGCTGGCGCGCGCGTCGCGGACCGCCTTGCGCAGCAGGGGCAGATCCGCCCGGCGGGCGTGA